A region of the Kribbella sp. NBC_01245 genome:
CGGATGCACACCGTGTTGATCGAGTCCTTGTACCAGGCCGACGCCTTCCAGACCTGGTCGGAGTTCCTGAGAACAAGCTCACCCCACGGATCAGCAGCTGCGGGCGTGGCTGTCGCGACCACGGTTCCCACCGTGACCGCGACGGCCACCGCGGCGCGTGTCAATGCCGTGCCGATCATCGTGCCCATTTGGTATTTCCCCTTTGTTGGTTTGGCCGGCGCGGTGCCGGCCGACATAGAGTGCGACCCGCTGGAGGGGTCGGCAATAACCTTCAGCCGTGGCCAAATAACTCAGCTCCCCCGCGAGCGACGGGTCCCAGACCTCCCTCGCAATCATCTGCAGCGGTTCCTGGCGGCCAGGCCCCATCCATACCTTGCGCCCGCCAGGCCGCGGGGCGCCTGGCAAGGCGCGTCGCCGCGACACCCGGCCAACTCCGCCCGTACGGCGGCTCCATGCCACTCCATCCGCCGGTAGCACTCCCGAAGGAACGCGTCAGCCGGGGCTCGGTAGTAGGGGCCAGGCCTGTGCTGGACCAGTCGGCCGACATGACGCCAGAGGCCGGCTCATGGTGAGCGACCGCACTGGCCGGAAGGTCAAAGCCGAACAAGTGCATCAGCGCATGATCGACGAAGTCCGCAAGCTGCGCAGCGGACAGACCTGGAAGGCGTGGATGGACGCGGCCACCCTGCTCCCCAACTACAGCTTCCGCAACCTCGTGCTCATCACCATGCAGCGACCCGACGCCACTCGAGTGGCCGGCTACCGCACCTGGCAAAGGCTGGGACGTCAGGTCAACAAGGACGAGTCCGCAATCCAGATCCTCGCCCCGATGCACCGCAAGACGACCAAAGATGAGACGGATGATGCCTCGACGAGAAGGACAAAGCCAAGCGCCTCATCGGCTTCAAAGTCGCGTCGGTATACGACATCAGCCAGACGTCCGGCGATCCGTTGCCCGCGCCACCTAGCCCAGGCCGGATCGTCGGACAGGTACCGGATGGTCTGTGGGACGCGTTGGCGGCCGAAGTCGCCCGAGCGGGCTTCATCCTGGCACGAGACACGATCTCAGAACCTGGAGTCAGGGGCTTCACCAATTACGTGGATCGCCGTGTGGTCGTGGCCGCCGAGCTCGACGACGCCACCGCAGTCGCAACTCTCGCGCACGAAGTCGCTCACATGACGATGCACATGCCCGACCCCGACGACGGGTCCGGCATCGAGAAATGCCGAGGCGTCCGAGAAGTCGAGGCCGAATCCGTCGCGCACATGCTGCTCTCCCACCACGGCGTACACAGCGACGAATCATCCTTCGCCTACGTCGCCGGCTGGGCGGCCTCTCTGTCAGGCACCGAGCCGGAGGTAGAGGTCCAAAAGGTTGGGAAGTACGTCGTCGGTGTCGCCCGCCGCTTGATCGACTCAACCAGTGCCTACCTGGAGGCCCGCGCACCCCAGCCGCCGCGGCCAACTCGCGACAAGCTCCTCGCCCCTTCAACGTCGCCCGATGACGTTCCCCACATCGCGCTCGAGCCCCGATGAGCTGCGAAGGAGAGGCCGACGATGGGAGGCAATGAGCGGCTCGCCGCACTGAAGCGTGCCCGAGAACGCCAGCGCCGGATTGAGGCAGCAACCGCCCGCGCGATCCGCGCCCAAACCACGGTCCAGCGGGCAGTCAAAACCCGCGAAGCATCAGCCCGCAAACACGACGAGAAAGTCAACGCCGCCGAGCAGGCAGTCGCCTCGGCAGCTGCCGACCTCGCCCGCACCTGCGGATCATCTGATGCAGCAGCAGAGATCCTAGGCTGGAGCACCCGCGAACTCCGCCGCATCACCAGGACCGCTGTGACACCGAACGCAATCCGAGGCGCTGACAGCCGCGCCAACGGGAGCACACCATGACCGAGACCAACAAACATCGGCCCGGCAACGAACCGCTCTGGGGCGTCGAGGATGTCTCGACCTATCTCGGCGTACCAATCCGAACCCTCTACCAATGGCGAACCAAGAAATACGGCCCACCAGGCGAACGCGTCGGCCGCCACCTACGCTACAGAGCCTCCGACGTAGTCGCCTGGTTCGAAGGCCTAGCTACCGAGCGATGAGCTTGCTGGCGAGCGGTGAGGCTGGCTGTTGGTGTGGCCCTGTTCGTTGTGGGCGGCCTGCAGGTTGCTGCAGAACCCGGGGATGCGGCGATCAACCTGCGGTCCGCGAAGGCCGACGCGTTCGACGGTCCGTCCTACGACATCGCATTTCTGTTCGCTTTGCACGCCGCCGCGAAGTTTGACCATGCGCAGTTTTCACGACAGCACGGCATTGCTGGAGCAGCTCAACACCGCTCCTCGACATGGCCAGATCGGTCGGGCGCAGGGGATTCTGATGCGTCACTGCAGGCTGGGCACCGAGATCGTCTTGGTGTTCCTGAAGCGCGGTCGGCAGACCGCCAACGTCAAGCTGAGTGACCTCGCCAAGATCCTTGTCGAGGCTCACGAGCGAGACATGCTGTCGGACACTCTGGCCGCATGGAACGGGGGTGGCGAATCGGTAGCCCTCTCGCGTCGCACAGGCCATAAGTCCATGACGCGAAGTCTCCCACCGCCGCGCAAAGGGCTGGCATGACGGCAGACAACCGCCGACGCCGTACGCAATGCCTCCTCAGCGCACGATGAAGTTCAGCAAGTCCGTACGCTCGGCTCCCGTTTCGGTCTTGACGTAGACGCTGATCTGATAGCTGCCTCGCTGCACATCCGTGATCCCGAGCCACCCGTGCCAGGTGCATTGAGCGGACCGTGTTGGAGCCACCGCCAGTTGCTTGGTCTTGGTATTGACTACTCGTGCCACCACTGTGCAGGTATTGCTATCGAGTTCCCCGAAGTTCGTGATGGTGGTGTACCAGTAGCGAAGGTTCAGGCGTCCGACCTCGGGAACTTGGTACTCGCCCGGTCCGATCTTGTGAGCGTTCCTGTCGTCGATCTCAATCTCGATCCGCTCGATTCGCTCCGCCTCTGGCGTCGGCGAGGGCGTCGGCGTCAGAGGCGGCGTCGGAGTCGGAGTCGGGGTGAGGGTCGGCGTCGGTGTCGGAGTCGGAGTCGGGGTGAGGGTCGGCGTCGGTGTCGGAGTGGGCGTGAGGGTCGGCGTTGGGGTCGGGCTCGGCGTTGGTGTCGGACAGGGGGACGTGGTGCAGGGAGGCGGCGGTTCGGACTGACCGAATATGACCACTACCAGGCCTGCCGCAAGGGAGAGCACGACCCCACCGCCCAGTACTTGAGCCGTCAGCTTGCCCCGCGGCTTACGAAGCAGGAACCACACGAGGCCCCCAGCCACTGCGAAGCAGGCGACGATCGTGGCTCGTCTGGCCGGCCCATCCACCGCATCCAGTGCCGCCAGGAGAAGCCCGGCCGCTACCGCGACACCACCGAGAGCCCCGCCCAAGAGGGGCGGCTCGACGTCGTCATCTAGAACTCATCTTCCGGTTCCCCTCCAGTTGCTTGCGCACCGGCGCCGGATTGCTCCGCGGGTCGCGCTGCGGAATTACCCAATCTGGGAGTCGAGTAACTCACGATTTCGCGGCCAGACGCCAGACCTCATCGCAGCGCCGGTTTCAGGCTCGGCGAAGAACCCGGCCACACCTGGGGGGAAGGGGCAGCCGGGTCCTCATCCGCAGTGTGCGCCTGTACGGCTCAGTTGGGGAGCAGACGGTCACAAACCGTTAGCCACGAATGGGGGCGCTGACTTCCCGGCCGCATAGGCGCTGTCCGATCGCCCGGTCAGGCCAAAGCCCCGGCAGCTCTGAGGGACTGACGGGACTTTGGTGCCGTTACCCCTGCGCCTGGACTTGGGGCAATCGCTATACCAGTCAGATCGCACAGCAAGCGATGGACGTTACCTAGGGGGCAGGCCGCTGCGCGCGGGGGCAGGCCGCTGCGCGCAGCGGTCCACGCGAAGGGCCCGGTCCACGCCCGGGGGATTGGGTCAGCCGGGCCCTTCGGCCCCCTCTATTTGCGCCGGTCTCGGTCCGGCGCGCTCCTCCCGGTACCCGGCATGCCGAGCCGTACGCCGGTGGCACCACAGCATCGGAGCGGACACCGAACCCATACCGGCTCGCCTGCAGCCGGGCTGAGAATGCGTGCACAGCCCAGCCTTCGGGCTCATCGGTGAGAGAAGTGTGAGAGCCGCGTGAGCTCGGACCAGATTGCCGCGGGCTTTCATGAATCTCTCATCAGCTCCTCGGCACGGTGGGGGTTGGGCCACTTAGAAGTGGCCGTCCGGCTGGGCGGCGACGGTGGCACCCGACCCAACCGCAGGTCCCACCGAGGAGCAGATCATGCAAGGACCTTCAACGCCGCAGCCCGGACCACCGCCAGCTGAACCGCAGACCCCGAGGCGGTGGAGGGGGTGGCAGTTGCTGGCTGCGCTGGCAGTTTTCGGCATCCTCTTCTTCGGCCCTGGTGTCCTCACCGCGGCACGCACGCAGCAGCTGTCCTACAGCGCCTTCCTCGCGGATGTCCAAGCCCACAAGGTCAGCGCCGTGGTGGTCGGAACCAATGGCCAGATCACCGGATCGCTTGCCGGTGGCAAGGATTTCGCCACCCAGGCGCCGGTCTGGGCGCTGACCACCGACGACTTGGCGACCAAGTTGCAGAACGCCGGTGTGCAGGTGTCGGCGGCCCAGCAGTCGGACACGCTGCGGCAGTTGATCGAGTCCCTGCTGCCGACGCTGCTGCTGATCGGGGCTTTCGTCTGGCTCGGCCGCCGGACTGGGCAGAGCCTCGGCTCAGGTGGGGGACTCGGCGGTCTGATCCGGGGCAAGCCGTCGCGGGTCACCGATGCCGAGCGGCCCCGGACGCGGTTCGGCGACGTCGCCGGGTACGACGGGGTGAAGGAGGAGGTGCGCGAGGTCGTCGACTACCTGCAGCACCCGGAGCGGTACCGGCGGGTCGGGGCAAGAGGGCCGCGGGGCGTGCTGTTGGTGGGACCACCCGGTACGGGGAAGACGCTGCTGGCCCGAGCGGTGGCAGGGGAGGCCGAGGTTCCGTTCTACGCGGTGACGGGCAGCAGCTTCGTCGAGATGTTCGTTGGCCTCGGTGCCGCCCGGGTCCGCGACCTCTTCGCCGATGCCCGTCGCAACGGCCCGGCCATCATCTTCATCGACGAGATCGACGCCATCGGTGGGCGCCGCGGCCTGAACGGTGTCGGCGGGCACGACGAACGGGAGCAGACCCTCAACCAGTTGCTCGCGGAGATGGACGGCTTCACCGAGGGCAGCTCCGTCGTCGTACTCGCGAACACGAACAGGCCTGAGGTCCTCGATCCGGCGCTGCTGCGCCCGGGCCGGTTCGACCGGCAGGTTCAGGTGCCGTTGCCCGTGCTGGCTGAGCGGACCGCGATCCTCACCGTCCACACCCGTGGGAAGGCGCTCACCGAGAGCGTCGATCTCCGGGACGTGGCGCGCGGCACTCCGGGTTTCAGCGGTGCGGACCTGGCGAACCTGGTGAACGAGGCGGCGCTGCGGGCTGCCCGGGCAGGGCGGAACGAGCTGAGGCCTGCCGACTTCGAGGACGCCCGGGAACGGCTGATCCTCGGCCGGCGGGACGGGACCGCGCTCCTTCCGGAGGAACGACTGCGGGTGGCTGTGCACGAGTCGGGTCACGCCTTGGTCGCGGCGCTGTCGCCGACCGCGGACCCGGTCGCGAAGATCACCATCCTACCGACCGGCTTGGCTCTCGGCGCGACACATCAGCTGCCGAACGACGAGCGACGGCTGTACTCGGATCGCTATCTGCGGGAGTCGCTGGCAGTTCGCCTGGCCGGTCGGGCAGCAGAGCTGATCGTGTTCGGGGAGCTGTCGACCGGAGCGGCGGATGATCTCGCGGGCGCGACCCGGCTCGCCGTACGGATGGTTCGCGATTACGGCTTCTCCGGTGACCTCGGGCCGGTCGCCTATCCGACCGCGCCTGCCGAGGACGGCGAGCGACCGTACGCCGAGGCGACCCAGCGACTCGTCGATCTGGAGGTGTCACGGCTGCTTCGAGCCGCCGAGGAGCACGCCGATCTTCTTCTCCGGCGCCATCGTGAATCGCTCGACCAGCTCAGTGGACGACTGCTGCAGGACGAGACGGTCGACGGGGCAGTGGTCTACGACATCGTCCGTCATCCACCAACCAGGGTCGCCTGAGCGACCACAAGGCATGAAGGAGCCCTCGATGACCATGATCAGGACAGGCCGGAAAGCGATCCGGTATCTGCCGACTCTGCTGGCGGTGGGACTGCTGGCCGGCTGCAGCGCTCAACCACCGGTGTTGGACTTGCCGGCGGGTGGCGTCGACGCGGATTCCGGCTCGGTCGTCATCGACGACATCTGGCTTGACGGTCCTCATGGTGTCGCGGCCGGGGCCGACGCGCCGTTGCGGCTGGCCTTGGAGAACATGTCCGCCTCTGACGACGCACTCGTCGGAGTCACGACGCCGATAGCCAAGAGCGTGCAGCTCGAGCAGGGCGGTCGGCCCACCGGCAAGATCGTGCTCCCGGCCGGACGGCTCGTCGATTTCGAGTGGCAAACCGGGGTCGAGCTCGAAGGGCTTCGTACGTCGATCCAGCCGGGGCAGCCGTTCACGGTCACCTTGCGCTTCGCCCACGCAGCGCCGGTCGCTGTTCAGGTCACCGCCGGACCGCTGGCCGCACCAGACCCCGCGCCATCGAAGAAGGAGCGAGCATGATCAACCAAACGACGGCGGCCGGCCCGGTCCGGAGTCTGGTGCCGGCCAGGATGGACCGGCTGCCGTGGACCAGGTTCCACTGGCTGGTGGTCATCGGTCTCGGTGTCTCATGGATCCTGGACGGTCTGGAGATCCAGATCGTGTCGCAGGCGGGCTACCAGACCACGCTGGGGTTGTCGGCAGCGCAGGTCGGCGCCGTCGGCTCGGTGTACCTGGCCGGTCAGGTTCTCGGCGCGTTGGTCTTCGGGCGGATCACCGACCGGCTCGGGCGCAGGAAGCTCTTCCTGGTAACGCTGGCGCTCTACCTGGTCGCGAGCGGGTTCGGCGGTCTGTCGTTCAGCCTCTGGTTCCTGCTGGTCTTCCGGTTCCTGGCCGGGATGGGAATCGGTGGCGAGTACACCGCTAT
Encoded here:
- a CDS encoding ArdC family protein, producing the protein MVSDRTGRKVKAEQVHQRMIDEVRKLRSGQTWKAWMDAATLLPNYSFRNLVLITMQRPDATRVAGYRTWQRLGRQVNKDESAIQILAPMHRKTTKDETDDASTRRTKPSASSASKSRRYTTSARRPAIRCPRHLAQAGSSDRYRMVCGTRWRPKSPERASSWHETRSQNLESGASPITWIAVWSWPPSSTTPPQSQLSRTKSLT
- a CDS encoding helix-turn-helix transcriptional regulator: MTETNKHRPGNEPLWGVEDVSTYLGVPIRTLYQWRTKKYGPPGERVGRHLRYRASDVVAWFEGLATER
- the ftsH gene encoding ATP-dependent zinc metalloprotease FtsH: MLAALAVFGILFFGPGVLTAARTQQLSYSAFLADVQAHKVSAVVVGTNGQITGSLAGGKDFATQAPVWALTTDDLATKLQNAGVQVSAAQQSDTLRQLIESLLPTLLLIGAFVWLGRRTGQSLGSGGGLGGLIRGKPSRVTDAERPRTRFGDVAGYDGVKEEVREVVDYLQHPERYRRVGARGPRGVLLVGPPGTGKTLLARAVAGEAEVPFYAVTGSSFVEMFVGLGAARVRDLFADARRNGPAIIFIDEIDAIGGRRGLNGVGGHDEREQTLNQLLAEMDGFTEGSSVVVLANTNRPEVLDPALLRPGRFDRQVQVPLPVLAERTAILTVHTRGKALTESVDLRDVARGTPGFSGADLANLVNEAALRAARAGRNELRPADFEDARERLILGRRDGTALLPEERLRVAVHESGHALVAALSPTADPVAKITILPTGLALGATHQLPNDERRLYSDRYLRESLAVRLAGRAAELIVFGELSTGAADDLAGATRLAVRMVRDYGFSGDLGPVAYPTAPAEDGERPYAEATQRLVDLEVSRLLRAAEEHADLLLRRHRESLDQLSGRLLQDETVDGAVVYDIVRHPPTRVA
- a CDS encoding copper chaperone PCu(A)C, yielding MTMIRTGRKAIRYLPTLLAVGLLAGCSAQPPVLDLPAGGVDADSGSVVIDDIWLDGPHGVAAGADAPLRLALENMSASDDALVGVTTPIAKSVQLEQGGRPTGKIVLPAGRLVDFEWQTGVELEGLRTSIQPGQPFTVTLRFAHAAPVAVQVTAGPLAAPDPAPSKKERA